TACCTGCAGATCGTAGCCACTGTACACTAGCAGCAATTGCATTTGTACACCGTTGTGCAAGGTAACCGCCTGCCAAGATGGGAAGAATGTGACTCGCCCAGTTGCTTCAGATGACTTAGTTGTGTGGCATCCTGTTCTTCATATCTTGCTGTCGATCTGGATTGGATTTGATGCACTTGTATTTCACTGACTTCGGTTTTGAGAAGCTAAATCTCCCTAACATTAGAACTTGCTGCTCCGTGCTGTGCATCTTAGGGCCCATGTGCGATGTGTAAGTTGTTATGTTTGCCCTTGTATATCTGTTGGATGGTTTTAACATTCTCTTGACATTGCTCATCCACGTGTTTGTAGAATGATGTTAAACTTGTGTGATCGTTGTCTATGGATGCGCGTAATGTGTAATGCCAACTGAAATGTCATGTGACATGTTCATATGGTGCCGTCTTCTTTTGTTCCATCAAGAACTAATGTAAGATGCAAGCTCTTCTTGAATGTTTTATCTCTGTCAAGGAATTTGTCTAATCATACGTAGATTATGTGAATTGATATCTTTAGTTTTGTATCTCAAACACGTCTCAGTTGTGTCGATATAGTGCCAGATAATCTACAAGCCAAAGTTAATTCTAGAAAAATGTGCTTATATATCAAGAATGAtggaatatggtactgtatagaaGAGCGTTGAAGCCCAGGTGGCCAGCGACTGTTATTGGAATGGTCAGCGGAAAAGCACAATTTGATTCACGTGATGTCGGGATCACCTTCtcgtacccggaaacctgaagctcaTCGGCCGTCTGAATTTACCAGTTTGCAGCTGCAGGATGCATAGTCGACTCCAATCGTAATTTACGAATTGATTACAGCACTTTGGCACAGTTTCCAAGAAGGGGACGTAGCTCATATGGTAGAGCGCTCGCTTCGCATGCGAGAGGCACGGGGTTCGATTCCCCGCGTCTCCATTTTTTCTTCGTCTCTCTAATATTTCAGTGTTGTTTTGCTAAGAACAATTCTCATGCCCTACATATACTTAATACTAGGGCTGGAATTCAATTCGAACCGAGCCGAGCCAGTTTGGCTCGACTCGCTAAAGCTCGGTCAACAATCGAGTTAGCTCGACTCGACTCGTTTAACAATCGAGTCCAGATTTGAAACTCGGCTTGACTCGCAAAGTTCGCGAGTAACTCACGAGTAGCTCGTTTAAAACTATAAAATAGAACATGTAAAATTTACAATgcatttttcccaaatatttgggCATGAATGATGAAGAACAAGCATTAGGATTATGGTACCAGAACAATATAAACCACAACGATCAATATATCATTATAATAAGATTTCCAAGTTGAGAAACCACAAATATAGTTGCCCATTTTGGTGGGCTTGGGCCAACTTCATTTTTACCAAGCTAAACGAGCTACTCGTGAGTTCGATGAACTCGACTCGTTTAGCTTGAACTTGTTTACGATAAAATATGAAACTTGGCTTGGCACGTTATACACCGAGTTCCAGTCGAGCCGAGTCGAGTCACGAGTTACTCATTTAGCTCGCGAGTTTCGAGTTTTAATTCCAGGCCTACTTAATACTTTGGCAATGCTGCATAACAGTTGTTAAGATTAAACACGTCAATAGGGCTGCTGCGAGGTTATGTATTTTAAGGTACTTGCGAAACTCACAAACGAATGATTTTACAGTAGTAAAATTTATAAAATGTAATGTCCATAACTTATAATGGGCTGTTGCGAGGTTATGCGGTTCGGCGGCGGGTGTGACAAAGGTGGATCTCCTCCCCCGTGCAGTCGTAGGGGGTATCGGGTCGATCGAGAACTTTCAGCTTCCTCCGTTAGGGCATGCCCAATGCATTGCCCTAGAGGTGCTGCTTCATACTTTTAGTtaggttcgggtggtccaaagtaggttcggatgaggaAGTAGGTTCCTCTTCAAGAAGTGGGATCTTAAGCCCTAAAAGCATGctttttggagagagaaagaaatacatagtgtcatatttgtgggGTCCCTTCTTTTTTTTCTGACTAAAGTTGTAGCTTTCATTGGAGAGATAAAATCCACCATGTTGCTTCTTACAACTTTTTTACATAAAACAGTTAGTTATGTATGCCACAATTGCTCATGCGCTAAGGGTGGTCGGTGGCTCGAGCCGAGTCATCAATGGCCCTTCTTGCCTCGTCATACCAGCTCGTGAGAGGAGATGCAACGGAGGCATCATGGATTGTGGTTGAAGTGACGATCGGAAGAGATTACGACCTCGCGTAGGAGATGTGGTGACTTACGCACAGCACTTCACGAAATATGGGCCCTGAATGAAGACACACAAGCGGCCGAGAAATGTAACCATCTACATTACCCTAATTAGCATCCACCGCTCACTACTGCGGAATGTTTAACTGGGCGTTGCACAACACAAACCGCCCGCGGTAAAGCCATTTTCTCAGTTCTTCCTCTATTCCAAAATAAAGATGTTTTGGTAGACAAATAGCTTTAGTACTGGTGATATATTAATGGATTAATTGTTGGAAATATCAAGATACCAGACGCCATGTATCTTTAGCACTAGTGATATCTCAATGTATCTAAGATTTTATAAGAAAATCTGAACACTGCAATGGTAAAGTTATGTTGAGCGGTAAGCTTTTTTAACACTCATATACCTGTTGGGAGGAAAAAAATAATATTTCTTATGATTGTTATATTTACGTCTTGTTTTGTACTCCATTACACTTGTGATTTCTACGAGAATCTTCATTACAATTCGGATGCTACTCTCTCCATTCTGAATTGCATGGCATATAAATTTagtaaaaaaaaaacaatgctataAGTTTGATCAAGTATATATGAAAAAATAATAAGAACTATAATACCAAATCAGTATCTATAGATCCACCATAAGACATACTTTTATAATTATTCAATTGGTATTCCCACCTATGTACTGGATCAAACTTAGTAACTTTGATTTTTCACCAAATTATACAGTATGTATCGAAGGGAGTACAAAATAAGATCCAAAGTTAGTGAGGTGTGCATACGTCCCAGCTTGCTAACAACTTGGCCACCCTAATATGCGTTGTCCACCTTTCATCGAGCATTGTTCATATTTGGGAAGATATGAACAAAGCGAGGTTGTTTTCACCTCAAtcattaaattttttttttattatgTACTGGATTCGTTCCAAAATACCCGTCGTATATAAGTTTAACTAAAAGTCAAAATTTATGAAATTTGATCAAATATACAGAAGAGAATATAAATGGTTGATATACTCAATAAATATATTATGAAAATATATCTTATGCTGGATCTTGTTAATTAATTTCATAATTCAGATAGAAAACAAACATCAAAGACTTATATGTACCTATATATAGTTATGAAATTTAATTTGTCCCGCAAAAAAAGAGTTACGATATTTCAAATATAGAGGTTTATCCGCTAGCAATACAAAATCGTTAGAGAAAGGGCTTCGCGAAGGGAAAGCAACTCACTCCGCACGTGACAAATGTCTTCCTGCTCGCCACGTGTTGCAAGAGGAAGCAACGTGGTGATGCGGGAGAAAAGAGAAGAAAAGGGAGGCTGGATTGTGtcagtttttccctttttttctagattcgttttttcaaaatgaaatatcttgagaactGTAAGTCCAAATTACGAACCGTTTACACTTTTGAGATCACTCGCGTTGAGATCTTTAAAACTAGAtccatgttgataggtttcgaGATTTTTTTTTCGTACTTCCAATACTATCATGATTGTACTCGTGGTGTATACTAAATTGTACTCATGTttcaactgataagtacttctATTTTTAGTGTATTTGGTGCAGTTTTTTTCTTTACTCAGTTAATGTACTTGCTTGTGTGCCCGACTGTACCTGTATttactcgtgtgcgcgactgcACCTGATTGTGTGCGTCAGTGTACTTCTGTACATGTAGTTGTTCGTGTGcatgactgtacctgctcgtgacTCTACTCGCTCGTGCGCGTGATTGTACTTATACTCGCTCGTGTGTTTAATTGTACTCGTGTGTTGTAGGCAATTGTACTTGTGTGCATAGTCCACACGCTAGTACTAAACTACTAATCATGGTGTGCGCGGGGCGAGTACGCACGTGAGGCGAGTACGCACGCGGGGTGCGAAGCACTACCATGTGTCGTTCTGTGGTGGTCCAATTTTCCCTTCGCCGAAGGTTGGTTTTTAGCTAGTGATACCCCTAGCAATAGCATAGCACTCGATCAAAGGGTTAGCACTAGATTGGGCCAAGGTTGTTAGCGCTGGATTGGGCCATAGCTAGCGCTGATTTTTTTTGTTGGTTTATTAGCGCTGGATTTTGCTGTTAAGCCTTTTGGTACTTTTGAATTTTGCTTGGGTTCTTTTTCAGCTAGTTGTTTAAAAAAATTCTACCATGTTAGACTGCATGTAATTACATTATATTTCAACCTTTCTGTAATTGTAGTGGCCTATTTTTATTATGTGTAATTACACACAAGAAAAATAGGTTAGTATTTTTCATGTGTGTAATTACAATTGTATGTAGACGTGCAAATGGGCATATATGCGCAATTCAGACTGTTGGGATATTTTTGTACTCCCTCTATACTAAAATAACTTGctcatttttttttaaatacaGATGTAACTATGCACTAAAAAGTATCTCTAGATAGGGAGTATGTGCGTTTGCACATATATGCGTAATTGCATACATGTGCGTAATTACATATATGTATGTATTTAATCATATCTTCATGTATACGTGAAATTTAAGTCTACCTATATTCCTCTCCTCGTAGCCACGTGATTACACACGGCCGTGTAATTGCATATAAATGTTCAATTTTATTTTTTCGCATGATTGTATTTTTTCCATCCCATTGTAATTCTATTTTCGATGCATGTTACATTAGGCAGCCTATTTGGTAGCCTGGGCTCAGACGGGTCACGGGCCAGATTTGTTCTATTGTTTGCTAGCATGGGCCAAAGTTTTTGGCCCAACAGAAACGTATGGCTCAATTTGTTTGGTTTCATACGAGAGCCCAAATTTACCCTCACCACTTATCCACATAGTGACCTTACCTCTCACCTCCTCACCTATCACAAAGCCTCACGCCGCTGTCATGAAGTCTGGCACCACGCCGGTGCATTGAAAGATCACTATGTCACTCTCGCCGACGGTGGCCAAGGCGGGTTTAAACTACCTACGTGCAAGACTGGGCTGAATATGATAGCCCGAATCTTTCGGTGTAGCACAACAAGAGCGTGGCCGCTACACTGGCTACACATACATGGTTACCACCATAGATTACTGCCTATCACATACCATAACCATCACTACCATGACATCGCCGGTCACGGCCTCCATAGGCATCACCACGTAGCCGATCACGAAGACGAACATCACCATGACATCACCGTTCACGCCCGTCAGACGCATTACCATGTCGCCGACGACGTCGcggaacaccaccatgacaccgcggGTCACGCCAGTCACACGCATCACCACGTCACTGAACACGAAgatgaacaccaccatgacaccgctgTTTACGcccgtcacaagcatcaccatgtcgccgaCAACGAAGATGAATATCACCATGACACCGCGGTcatgccggtcacaagcatcaccacagGCCCGggcggccatatgtgcaaagtgtGCACCTCGCACAGGCCCCAGAAATCTGGGGGCCCCAAATTTCTATATAAGCCCATATATTATGTATAGGAAAAAAGTAAAAAAGGAGAATACTAGAAAGGAAGCTTACCTGGGCCTTGAACGCTGCACCCGCACGTCTTGTATTGGTAACTCTGCGCTCGCAACACGAAGGGACATCGCTAGATGCAAGTCACGAGGCAGCCGCCAGCTAACAATTAGCGGCGATTAGCGAACCATCCTCGTCTGGGCTCTTCTCCAGTTTTCCCTCGGTACTTCTCCCATGTCGCCTCATACGATATCCCCTGTTCCGAACTTCCGATCTATTGTGGAAAAGGTAGCCACAGCGGCACAGCCAGCCGAGCCACGGAGCCACTCCCGTTTCATCTAACGATTAGAGGAGGTAATTCCATTTTTCCTCAACTTTTGCTTTCTGGGATGATCCCTAATCATCAATGTTGCGGCATGCATCTAATCTTTTTTTACTTTGTTATTTTTTTATGTAGTGTTTTAGAATTAATCGGGCGCGATTCCAGTGCTAAAAGGtgcaagagaaaaagaaaaaagaacggACTCTAATTCAATCTCAAAATGGGGCTATAGACAAGTTTATTATAAAAGAAACAAAAGTATCTTCTGACAATCAGTCAGTTAGTCCTGCCACGCTTGCACTGGATATTATTCCTTGCAATGCAGCGGAACGGAGCTTTTCTAAATTGAAGCTATTGAAGTCGTATATGGGTACTATGATTACACAACAAAGACTCAATGATTTGACGACAATATCACTTGATAGTGAAATGTTGGAgaaaattattattattattattattttgcgAAAGTTGGAGAAAATCATTATGAGGATATCATCGAAGATTTTATTTTGAAGAACCTAAAAAATGATGGTGTTCAAATAAACATTGTGCAACCACAAATGAAATAGGTATGGTTCTTAATATTTCCAATGATTGTGTAAGATATTAAAACATATACATCATGTTTGTTGAACATTTTAAATTTTCTTGTAAAATAGGGCCTCATTTTAAAGTTTCGCACAGGGTCCCGGATTTTGCCGGCTCGGCCCtgcatcaccacgtcgccgaccacgaagatgaacatcaccatgccgccaccaccatggattatcacctctcacttctcACCTATCATCACCACATCGCCGTCCATGAAGATGGAATCGATAAGTTAAGCAAAAGTAGTCCAAACTATACTCACGCATACTTACACATTACAATATACTAGCGGGTCATTTATCTATCCGTATATGTACACCAAAAGAAAAACATGTCAACATGAAAGTCATGCGGAATGATGAGCTAAACCTACCCGTCAAAGCAAATTTCAAACGGTTGAGCGTGTGCGATGAATTTAGCAAAATTTGCTTAAAACTTCATACATAAAATTAACGATTTACGACTGATGAAACTTGAAACCGATTATCGGAATTGATTCACATCATCGACACACATCTTTTTCATGTACAACTTATTTTGATTCAACTATATTTGTATTGATTTAAACTTTTAAAGAGAGAGTGTGCAGAGTAGTGTAAGGAGAGTGAGCCTGCATGTGCATTGCTTGCATCAGAAGATTCCCTTTTGTGTGGCTTTGTACATATTTGCCTGCATTCCTACCTCCAGACCTGGTTCAAAGGTGATTTAAGAATCATGTCATGCGACAACACGGGTGAGGCCAGACAACCAAACGATCCTAAAATTGCTTATCCGATATAAGCCAAGGGGTGCACATTCTATCAAATGTGTCCTCGAAAGCTAACTCTCGATCAACCGAGCCCTAGCCGGTTTATCCACATCATACGACGGAACCCACCTGCGCATAGAGATGTGTACGAAGTTTCCTTCCCGTGTATGAGATGAACAAACAACCGATATGCGGCATAGAAACTGTATGTGTAGGTGTAGCATAGGACTCTGCAGCCCTTGCCGTTTCCAATCGGGCATTAAGTATCCGTATTCACGTGCAACCAGAAAACATCTAATCAGATAATTATATAGGCTTGTTTGTGTGTCATGTTTTCTTCGGTTAATCGAGTACTCATCTCTTGGTCTCGGCGAGGCAGCGGTTCGAGACCCTGATTCTGTGAAAGCTACTCGGCGATTCGACGGACGACGTCAAATCTACACGGAGAgcagattcctataggaatcgaCCAATTTCACGGTACATGTTTCCTCATCTAGTGCAGAGAGTCAATCTTACTTTCAGAATTAATTGATTGGTTCATCAAGGTATACGTGCAGTACTATAGACAGAATGCAAGGAGCAGCATATGGCAGCATGTTGGACTCTGGTTTCGTGTCGTTCAAACTTAACTATTCAGAGACGAAGGACATTGCCATCGGCGCCGTCGTCCACTCCGATGCCATCTCCGTCGGTGGACACTCATGGAGGGTTAACTGCTACCCGCGTGGCTACAGTGAGGCCGACAAGGGCGAGTACATCACAATCTTTCTCGAGCTCATGACAGGGGCGGGCCTAGCTCAAGTCAAGGGTATTCAGTTGAATACCCTTTATTTTTGTCAAAGCATTTATATATATGTAGTCTATGCTGTTGCCTGCATGCATGTATGAAAAACTACATTCTGTTCAAGCATTTAACCAAAGATAAAAGCTAGCTCACATTGTCTCTCTCTCCCTGTCTCAACACAGCCAATCTCTCCTTCGATGCCACTAGCCTAAATGTTAAGTCCCGGTAAAAAATAAGGTCTTTTAGAGCTAAATAATTAGGCTTGGATTTTTTGAATACCCGGTTGTCAAATCCTAGGCCCGCCGCTGGCTCATGAGCAAGTCCAAAGGCGTCAAGGCCATCTTCGAGGCCTTCTTGATGGACAAGGACGGTGCACCGGCCTCGTCCAACGCAAGCAGATGCGTCAAGGTTTACCCACCCGAGGGCCACATCTCGTGGGGGTGGTTTCGTTTCGTTACGCGAAGGGAACTCGAGGCTCGGCACGTGGTGAATGGCTGGGCCACGATTGTGTTCGGGATCATAGTTGTGCGTGATGACCCCCTAGCCATTCCGCCCTCTGACATCGGGGATCATCTCGGCCGACTGCTGGACTGCCAAGACGGTTCCGACGTTTCCTTCAACGTCGACGGCAGGAAGTTCGCTGCTCACCGGGCCGTGCTGGCCGCCCGCTCGCCGGTCTTCAAGGCAGAGCTCTTCGGCGCCATGGCGGAGGCGACCATGTCCCAGATCACACTGGAGGACATCAATCCTGCTGCTTTCGAGGTTCTCCTCCGGTTCATGTACACTGACGTGTTGCCTCCAGACGGCGAGCTCGCCGGCTCCCCTGTCGAGATGTACCGACATCTCCTCGCCGCGGCCGACCGGTACGCCATGGATAGGCTGAAGCTGATGTGCGCCGATAAGCTGTGGGAGAACGTGTCCGTAGATACGGTTGCTGCTACTTTAAACTGTGCCGAAACATACAACTGCCGGGAGCTCAAGGACAAATGTATGGCATTCTTTGTGGAGGAGCAAAATTTCAAAAAGGTCGTTTTAACCCAGGGCTATGTGCAACTGGTTCAGAAGTTTCCATCCATTATGGCCGAGCTGAGGGAGAAGGTGGGGGCGTAGAAGTGATCTTCCAGTTCATTGTATCTTTTCTACTCCGTAGTTTTCTGAAGATTGGGAAGTGATCGACGTTTGGACAATGAATCTATTCAAAATTACATTGCAGCATCCATTGTTCTGCCTTGCCTCTTTATTTTGATTTTCATGTAAACTTCAATTCTTAGTATCCTTCTATGCTAAGGAAATCCAAATCATGTTATTTCATGTACCTTTATACAAACGTAGAGGAGAGGACCAATTCCTTTCATTCCAAATCTGCATTATTTAGTAGAACATCCAGCAATCCGTTAATTTGTGAACACTCGTGTTATTTTCTGGTTTATTATATTATATGTCCTGCAAAACAATATAGAGCGTCATAAGATATTCCCAGATTTCAAACTCAAAAGTTCAAAAGCACCAAAAACGTCCTAACCCACGTAAACAACCGGGGACAACTATCCGTGTATAGCAAAAGGTTGAACACCTGATATTCTGACAGTTCAAACTTCAAATTCTACAAAGCCGCTCAAGCCAACTTCACAATTGGACAACCACATGTTTAGCAAAAGATCAGAACACTTGGATGCACAAGCATTCACCCTGCAATAGCAGCACTCGTCAGTGAAACGATAAGAGAGTGAGCTTGCTTTTTGATGAGTTTGGCCCAAGACAAACTTTTTGCTGACCCGCGTGGCTCGTGAACCTTCAGAGCTTTCTTACCTTTGCACTGGTGCCGGCTGCCAGAAAGACGATGTTATTAGAGTATATTATAGGTAATTTAAGATTTGGGCACCACTAGGGATCGGCATCCGATGGTTTGCTTCCCATCGGACCAGTTTCTGGCCATAGGATTAGCTGTGAACTGGCCGTACGATTTACCTGGCCCCGTGTAGCTCCTTGCGAAATTTTAGGAACACCGATAGCATGCAGGTTCGTTGGATGCCTTTGCTGAATTTGCGGCCTAAACCGTCCGGAATTTCTAAATCCGACTTCCACTAATCACGGATGCTTTCAATTTTCTTCAGATAATCACTCAAGTTTTAAATCCCACTTTCCATACTATGGATATCTACTAAGAAACACGTAATGCTTTCTTTGTTTCATATATATCTCTTCTCAGTGTACATGATTCATGCTTCCACCATTGTCAAACTTGCTTCATACTTAGTAGTTAAATGTTTTCTCCAAGCAACTTATTATAAGCAGCATTGTTTATCACACTTGTTTCCCGTATATCTGATTTTATTTGCAACCTTGGTCCTTGTGTGCTTCCTTTATTTCTCAAATATGCTTCTGGGTTATGTTCCAATCTTTTTTTTTTGGGTTTACTACATTTAGTGCTTCATACAATCTGATATAGCTTCATAGCTTATCACTCAATGCTTCAGCACCAAATTATAAAAAGTAATGAGTTACAAAAAAAAGTAAATGAAACATGCTTCCTTCATTTCTTGCTTCAACAAAGGACCAACACAGATGTGGTACACATTCAAATTAGTTGCTTCCCAGGTGTACCGGTATTGCTTCAGAACTCACTAGTACATGCTTCCAATCGAAATCACTAGTCACCACCACCGGCATGTGTGGATGGACTGAACATCGGTGTGAAAGGAGTCGGAGGGAGGACACCCATCAAGTCCTAGAAACTACGAGACCACACTACACATCAACCTTTCACCATATATAGAATCCGGCTCGGCCTCCtccatggtatggagatgtgtgCTGCAAATTAGAGAATGAAGAAGAGTTATGATCAATTAGTAAGGCTGCCAAATAAAAGATGGGAAGCATAATGTGTGATCGTAGAGATGCATTATaaaacaaaattttaaaaatggGAATCTCAGCCCGCTGGATGGAAACGAGTTGGGCGGCATCGCCAGGGTCCAACAAACTGGTTCCCATCGGATCCTGATGAATAGCGTTTACTCCTTGAAACTGTAACTACGGAAGCATGCAAAAAAAGGGTAGAAGCACGATTCAAAGAGAAAAACATAGTACATGATTTGGAAGAATGTAATTCTATGATATCTGAATATTCCTGGTAGCATGAGGTCAATATTGAAATTAGTACGATACTGCAAATGAGAATAAAAATAATCAAAAAGGAAGAAGCATGGCTGTATGCAGCAAACTATCTAGACGGACGAAAAACATATAATGTACATATGTAGCATGGATATTTCAAAGTAAGATATTACTGACATATCAACAGAAATCATTGCTATTACGAGCATAGCAATGTCATACACACGTTTTCACGTGATGTAACTGGCAGTGTTATCTGACAGATCGATCATCTGCATATATGATGAAAGTTAACCAGATTTATCACAATCTATGTTACTTTACAAAGATCTAAAACCCAGATTCGGACAAGGCCAGTTGCAGTTACCTACTCCCGGATTGTGTAGTCATTAAGGAAGCATCCTCTGATCTGCTAGTTCGTGTGGAGTGTATCTTGGTCGGTACGGCTATGCCGCCGCCTACTCCAGACCGCTGGCCGCCGGCCGCTACCGGTCAGGGAGGCCCCGATGAAAGCTCCCCGTGGCTGAGCAGATGCGTGCAGATGCAAGGCCCGAACCAGGTGGAGGCGCACGTTTCGGAAGGGTGAGAAGTGGAGGCGCGGAGGTGAGAGGAGTGGCGGCGCAATGGTAAGAGCAGATGCGGCGACATAAGGATTTGGGATGATAAATCCAGGAGTGATTTTTGGGGATCGATTTTGGGCTGAGCTGTACCACACGGTAATTTCGGGGAGATGTTGAAGTTATCAGGCCacaatttgttttt
This region of Lolium perenne isolate Kyuss_39 chromosome 2, Kyuss_2.0, whole genome shotgun sequence genomic DNA includes:
- the LOC127329173 gene encoding BTB/POZ and MATH domain-containing protein 1-like translates to MQGAAYGSMLDSGFVSFKLNYSETKDIAIGAVVHSDAISVGGHSWRVNCYPRGYSEADKGEYITIFLELMTGAGLAQARRWLMSKSKGVKAIFEAFLMDKDGAPASSNASRCVKVYPPEGHISWGWFRFVTRRELEARHVVNGWATIVFGIIVVRDDPLAIPPSDIGDHLGRLLDCQDGSDVSFNVDGRKFAAHRAVLAARSPVFKAELFGAMAEATMSQITLEDINPAAFEVLLRFMYTDVLPPDGELAGSPVEMYRHLLAAADRYAMDRLKLMCADKLWENVSVDTVAATLNCAETYNCRELKDKCMAFFVEEQNFKKVVLTQGYVQLVQKFPSIMAELREKVGA